A part of Pirellulaceae bacterium genomic DNA contains:
- the dxr gene encoding 1-deoxy-D-xylulose-5-phosphate reductoisomerase gives MNSSRTNVAVLGASGSIGAAALDVIRQLGQPWRLAALSVHRQVEQLPSLASEFGCSLVVASDARQAHRLSNLQFSPQTRVVVGRQGLIEAATSSDIDTVLAAVVGVAGMESALAAAHAGKRLALANKEALVVAGGLLTRAIADSGGQLIPVDSEHSAIFQALRSGTNQEVARIILTASGGPFRCWTKSQIQNATVDDALEHPTWRMGRKITIDSATMMNKALEIIEARWLFGLSAPKIAVVIHPQSIVHSMVEFVDGSVVAQLSPPDMRLPIQYALTYPQRCPGPSCKMDWSKSQELQWEPVDLERFPAVQLGWEVAERGGTCGAVLNAANEAAVEMFLAGQIRFTDIVTASRQVLQHHQFESDPTLEQLVRLDDWARQEIRRWVTLSSSI, from the coding sequence GTGAATTCGAGTCGAACCAATGTCGCCGTGTTAGGGGCTTCGGGCAGCATTGGCGCGGCGGCTCTGGACGTGATTAGACAGTTGGGCCAGCCATGGCGGTTGGCGGCGCTGTCGGTACACCGGCAGGTCGAGCAACTCCCGAGTTTGGCCAGCGAGTTTGGCTGTTCGCTGGTGGTGGCGTCCGATGCGCGGCAGGCGCATCGACTGTCCAACTTGCAATTTTCACCTCAAACACGGGTCGTCGTGGGTCGGCAGGGGTTGATCGAGGCGGCCACTAGCAGTGACATCGACACTGTGTTGGCGGCTGTGGTCGGGGTGGCCGGAATGGAGAGCGCCCTGGCGGCCGCTCACGCCGGCAAACGGCTGGCGTTGGCTAACAAAGAAGCCTTGGTGGTGGCCGGAGGTCTGCTGACGCGAGCCATTGCCGACAGTGGCGGACAGCTGATCCCGGTCGACAGCGAACACAGTGCCATTTTCCAGGCCCTACGCAGCGGAACCAACCAAGAGGTGGCTCGTATCATACTGACCGCCAGTGGTGGCCCGTTTCGCTGTTGGACCAAGTCGCAAATTCAAAACGCAACGGTTGACGACGCGCTGGAGCATCCGACGTGGCGCATGGGTCGTAAAATTACAATCGACTCGGCTACAATGATGAACAAAGCGTTGGAGATCATTGAAGCCCGCTGGCTGTTCGGCCTGAGTGCACCCAAAATCGCCGTGGTTATCCATCCTCAGTCGATCGTGCATTCGATGGTAGAATTTGTCGACGGATCGGTAGTGGCCCAACTGAGCCCGCCGGACATGCGTTTGCCAATACAATATGCCTTGACTTATCCACAGCGTTGCCCAGGCCCAAGCTGCAAGATGGATTGGTCTAAGTCACAGGAATTGCAGTGGGAACCGGTAGACTTGGAACGTTTTCCGGCGGTCCAACTGGGCTGGGAAGTAGCCGAGCGCGGCGGAACGTGTGGTGCTGTGCTGAACGCGGCTAACGAAGCTGCCGTAGAAATGTTTTTGGCGGGTCAAATCCGTTTCACCGATATCGTTACCGCCAGCCGACAAGTCCTGCAACATCATCAATTTGAATCTGATCCAACACTTGAACAACTCGTGCGCCTGGATGACTGGGCGCGACAGGAGATTCGCCGGTGGGTAACCTTGAGTTCCTCGATATAG
- a CDS encoding DUF58 domain-containing protein: MELVSRKVFRGRLKGERRSRRKGQSVEFADFRNYTPGDDLRFVDWNLYARMDRLFLKLFQEEEDLHVYFLVDASPSMDFGTPTKFFAAKQIAAALAFVGLCRGDRVKIEFLGPTSTASPVLRGRSQLYRMLDFVQSVAPRYTVSLTQAVKQFCLRNTGRGIVILLTDLMDKGGYESALRLLVSQQMDVYLLHLLSPEEIQPELTGDLKLVDCEDADETEISVSTALLKRYQQTLAAFTGQARQFCARRGITYLLARSDQGATVLVGQYLRERGLVR, from the coding sequence ATGGAATTGGTTAGCCGCAAGGTGTTTCGCGGACGATTGAAAGGCGAGCGCCGCAGTCGCCGAAAGGGACAGAGCGTCGAGTTTGCCGACTTTCGCAATTACACGCCGGGGGACGACCTGCGATTCGTCGATTGGAACCTGTACGCGCGCATGGACAGGCTGTTTCTGAAACTGTTTCAGGAAGAGGAGGATTTGCATGTCTATTTTTTGGTGGATGCCAGTCCGTCCATGGATTTCGGCACTCCGACAAAATTTTTTGCCGCCAAACAGATTGCGGCGGCCCTGGCGTTTGTTGGATTGTGTCGAGGCGATCGCGTCAAGATCGAATTTTTAGGCCCGACAAGCACTGCTAGTCCGGTGCTGAGAGGCCGTAGCCAACTATATCGCATGCTCGACTTTGTACAGTCGGTGGCACCTCGGTATACGGTTTCATTAACGCAAGCAGTCAAACAGTTTTGCTTAAGGAACACAGGACGTGGAATCGTCATTCTGCTGACTGATCTGATGGACAAGGGCGGCTACGAATCGGCGTTGCGATTGTTGGTGAGCCAACAAATGGACGTGTATCTGCTGCATCTCTTGTCGCCAGAAGAAATCCAGCCTGAATTGACGGGGGATCTCAAGCTGGTGGATTGCGAGGATGCGGACGAAACGGAGATCTCTGTTTCTACGGCGCTGCTCAAGCGTTACCAGCAGACCTTGGCTGCATTTACTGGCCAGGCGCGACAATTCTGCGCGCGACGTGGTATTACCTATCTGTTGGCTCGCAGTGATCAGGGGGCCACTGTGCTGGTCGGCCAGTATTTGCGTGAGCGTGGTTTGGTTCGCTAA
- a CDS encoding DUF1549 domain-containing protein, with protein MVGRIYLWLVLGFGLWPIQRLPAAEWVSLTVYPPSVNLHTAADFQHVIAVAQRSDGITQDVTDQAQWTVGDAALVELKGFRLKPLADGATRLVAQWQNLQAGVDVNVTAAAQPRAISFHLDVMPTLTRSGCNTGSCHGAARGKDGFRLSLFGFDPIGDHFRITREIPTRRINLARPDQSLMYQKATGAIPHGGGKRMEPGSVYAETLLTWLQREAPLDETAPPVCTKLELFPSQAVLQGDAVQQRLVAVAHFSDGTTRDVSSLAAFSTNNDLCAAVTDVGSITAGVRGEAFVMARYDTHTVGTQVITLPADLDYQAPPATGNYIDQLVADKLQKLRVPPSGSCTDQEFLRRVTIDISGLLPTEDEFAQFMQEAAADKRAALIDRLLERKEFSEIWAMKWAQLLMVKSDNNVSYKAAFLYSSWLTNQIASGQPIDKIVRELLSASGGVFNQPETNYYQVERDTLKVSENVAQVFMGIRTQCAQCHNHPFDRWTMNDYYGFTSFFSQIGRKTGEDYRETIVFNNAGGEVNHPVTGTPVPPTFLGGGVADIAGRDRRAVLGEWLASPDNPYFATSIANRVWAHFMGVGLVEPVDDIRVSNPPSNPELFAELGKRLVEYKFDLKQLVRDICNSQAYQRTTQTSPANQHDTRNYAYATVRRIPAENLLDCVSQATATKDKFPGLPLGARAVQIADGSTSDYFLSTFGRSPRTTVCQCEASTDPSLSQALHLLNGSASQNKIQQGQLIKTWIDQGLTVPDVIGKIYLRCLSRLPDEPELNTLTKMVADSGSVEIGLEDAFWAVLNSREFMFNH; from the coding sequence ATGGTCGGTCGAATCTATCTGTGGTTAGTGCTGGGATTTGGGTTGTGGCCGATTCAAAGACTGCCAGCTGCCGAATGGGTATCGCTGACGGTCTATCCGCCAAGTGTCAATCTGCACACGGCGGCTGATTTCCAGCATGTAATCGCTGTGGCCCAGCGGTCCGATGGCATCACTCAAGATGTGACCGACCAAGCTCAGTGGACGGTGGGTGATGCGGCGCTCGTGGAACTGAAAGGATTTCGACTGAAGCCGCTGGCCGATGGCGCGACACGCTTGGTGGCCCAATGGCAAAACCTGCAAGCCGGTGTCGACGTTAACGTTACGGCGGCAGCCCAGCCACGCGCCATCAGCTTTCACTTGGATGTCATGCCAACGTTGACGCGTTCCGGCTGCAATACCGGCTCGTGTCATGGAGCGGCACGAGGCAAAGACGGTTTTCGATTGTCATTATTTGGCTTTGATCCGATCGGTGACCACTTTCGAATTACTCGCGAGATTCCTACGCGGCGCATTAATCTGGCCCGCCCTGATCAGAGTCTCATGTATCAAAAGGCGACGGGGGCTATTCCACACGGCGGTGGGAAACGCATGGAGCCTGGCAGCGTGTATGCCGAAACGCTGCTTACGTGGCTGCAGCGCGAGGCACCACTGGACGAAACAGCGCCGCCGGTCTGTACCAAGTTGGAGCTATTCCCTAGCCAGGCGGTATTGCAAGGTGACGCAGTGCAACAGCGGTTGGTCGCCGTCGCCCATTTCAGCGATGGCACGACGCGCGATGTCAGTTCACTTGCAGCTTTCTCTACCAATAACGATCTGTGTGCGGCAGTGACGGATGTCGGTTCGATCACGGCCGGAGTACGCGGCGAAGCGTTTGTCATGGCGCGCTACGACACGCATACTGTGGGGACTCAAGTAATCACTCTGCCAGCCGACTTGGATTACCAAGCTCCGCCTGCAACCGGCAATTATATCGATCAATTGGTCGCCGATAAATTGCAAAAGCTACGGGTGCCGCCCAGCGGTAGCTGTACGGATCAAGAGTTCCTACGGCGTGTAACAATCGACATTTCTGGGCTGCTGCCGACCGAGGATGAGTTCGCACAATTCATGCAGGAGGCTGCAGCTGACAAACGAGCCGCACTGATTGATCGTCTACTGGAACGCAAGGAGTTCAGTGAAATATGGGCCATGAAATGGGCGCAGTTGTTAATGGTCAAGAGCGACAATAATGTTAGCTACAAAGCGGCCTTTCTGTATTCGAGTTGGCTGACGAACCAAATTGCCAGCGGGCAGCCAATCGATAAGATCGTGCGCGAGCTGCTGTCAGCTAGTGGCGGAGTGTTTAACCAACCGGAAACCAATTACTACCAGGTCGAACGTGACACTCTCAAAGTTTCAGAGAATGTAGCTCAAGTCTTCATGGGCATCCGGACTCAGTGTGCACAGTGCCACAATCATCCTTTTGACCGCTGGACAATGAATGATTACTACGGCTTCACGTCGTTTTTCTCACAGATTGGTCGCAAGACCGGTGAAGACTATCGCGAAACAATCGTCTTTAATAACGCCGGGGGCGAAGTCAATCATCCTGTGACGGGCACACCCGTGCCACCGACTTTCCTGGGCGGAGGCGTTGCTGATATTGCCGGCCGCGATCGGCGCGCCGTGTTGGGCGAGTGGCTTGCTAGCCCCGACAATCCTTATTTCGCAACCAGCATTGCTAATCGCGTGTGGGCGCATTTTATGGGTGTAGGCTTAGTTGAGCCCGTGGACGACATTCGCGTCAGCAACCCCCCCAGTAACCCAGAACTGTTTGCTGAACTTGGTAAGCGGTTGGTCGAGTACAAGTTTGACCTCAAGCAATTAGTGCGAGATATCTGCAATAGTCAGGCATACCAGCGAACCACTCAAACCAGTCCTGCCAATCAGCATGACACTCGCAACTACGCCTACGCCACTGTACGTCGGATTCCGGCAGAGAATTTGTTGGATTGCGTTTCACAAGCTACCGCTACCAAAGATAAATTCCCCGGTCTGCCGCTGGGTGCGCGGGCCGTACAGATTGCCGACGGTTCCACTAGCGACTATTTCCTGTCCACCTTTGGACGTTCGCCGCGAACAACGGTTTGTCAATGTGAAGCTAGTACCGATCCATCACTTTCTCAAGCCTTACATCTGCTCAACGGCAGCGCCAGTCAAAATAAGATTCAGCAAGGCCAACTGATCAAGACTTGGATAGATCAAGGTCTGACGGTTCCTGATGTGATCGGCAAGATTTATTTACGTTGTCTGTCGCGACTGCCTGACGAACCGGAACTGAATACTCTGACCAAGATGGTTGCTGACAGCGGTTCAGTAGAAATAGGGTTGGAAGATGCATTTTGGGCCGTGCTAAACAGTCGCGAATTCATGTTTAATCATTAG
- a CDS encoding endonuclease/exonuclease/phosphatase family protein, protein MIRSVISTIILCSSAQLVQAIELATTKQAGAIRVATFNVSLNRSKAGKLAEDLQANDQQAWKIATIIRAINPDILLLNELDFSTETNNAQLFHDLYLARPDADLLGSGPVELPYRFSAPVNTGLPSGLDLNNNGRVGDPEDAWGFGNFPGQFGMAVLSRYEIDENCTRTFQKLLWSELPGALQPVWPETGDKYYTEETWRRLRLSSKSLWDVVIRTPAGEVHLLASHPTPPVFDGPEDHNGCRNHDEIRLLSLYITDQPKSSAVSAGKPFWIDDQGRPGALPPDALFVVVGDLNSDPIDGDSRHSAIGELLDCPRIAAQPIPQSAGAVAAAKEQGKKNLEQQSNPAYDTGDFNDRSVGNLRIDYVLPSTGLRIVDSGVVWPVLSGLDADVAGKWKSLLEASDHHMVWVDLMPATRQNEPN, encoded by the coding sequence ATGATTCGTAGCGTTATTTCGACCATAATCCTGTGCAGTAGCGCTCAGCTAGTTCAGGCTATTGAACTAGCCACAACAAAACAAGCTGGTGCGATTCGCGTGGCTACGTTCAACGTTTCGCTCAATCGATCTAAAGCGGGTAAGTTGGCTGAAGACTTACAAGCCAACGATCAACAAGCGTGGAAAATCGCGACCATAATTCGCGCGATAAATCCGGATATTTTGCTGCTTAACGAACTGGATTTCTCGACTGAAACAAACAATGCCCAACTGTTCCACGATTTGTATTTAGCTCGGCCCGACGCCGACTTACTGGGTAGTGGTCCGGTTGAATTACCCTACCGGTTCTCCGCACCAGTGAACACGGGCCTGCCTAGTGGACTGGATTTGAACAACAATGGTCGCGTGGGAGATCCCGAGGATGCCTGGGGATTTGGGAACTTTCCAGGACAGTTCGGAATGGCAGTCTTGAGCCGATATGAAATCGACGAGAACTGCACACGGACATTTCAGAAACTGCTTTGGTCGGAGTTGCCTGGCGCGTTGCAACCTGTTTGGCCAGAGACTGGCGACAAGTATTACACCGAAGAGACGTGGCGAAGACTGCGGTTGTCCAGCAAGAGTCTGTGGGACGTAGTGATTCGGACTCCGGCGGGTGAAGTGCACCTGCTGGCCAGCCATCCCACGCCGCCCGTATTTGATGGTCCTGAAGATCACAACGGCTGTCGCAATCACGACGAAATTCGGCTGTTGTCGCTGTACATCACCGACCAGCCCAAGTCGTCGGCTGTGAGCGCTGGCAAGCCGTTTTGGATTGATGACCAAGGGCGCCCCGGTGCACTGCCACCCGATGCGCTGTTCGTCGTTGTTGGCGACTTGAACAGTGATCCGATCGATGGTGATAGTCGCCACTCTGCCATAGGTGAACTATTGGATTGCCCCAGAATCGCCGCCCAACCAATTCCGCAGAGCGCTGGGGCTGTTGCCGCGGCCAAGGAACAGGGAAAGAAGAATCTGGAACAGCAATCCAACCCGGCCTACGACACGGGGGACTTCAATGATCGATCGGTAGGGAATTTACGCATCGACTATGTACTACCCAGCACCGGCCTGCGAATCGTTGACAGCGGCGTCGTCTGGCCAGTGCTGTCAGGCTTAGACGCGGATGTGGCAGGGAAATGGAAATCTCTTTTGGAAGCGTCCGATCATCATATGGTGTGGGTAGATTTGATGCCGGCTACGCGTCAGAACGAACCGAACTAG
- a CDS encoding site-2 protease family protein, with protein sequence MGNLEFLDIALNSHSNLMLLADSPDFAWLGKLSQWAKVALGLGFVIFIHELGHFLAAKTFGVRCDKFYVGFDVPIKIGPIRLPRTLGKFQWGETEYGIGIIPLGGYVKMLGQDDDPRNAQTEADRARAGSGEDAPLDPRSYPAKPVWQRMIIISAGVVMNLISAVFLAAAAYFYGVPYPPSIVGSVNAGGPAWLAGLEPGDQVLRVGAEGEDDYNLRFADLTTGVVIHGFRAKGQPLPLHVDRQGKSLTLNPIPSPRYDPKGRAHLLGFTSEQSTELAPGAIDPLSPLKSQNLDLQAKDRVVAVDGQPLPVDSRLGTIRAAEFRRHLQARWNQPVKLTLLRPADATTSSAEQTIEVELPALAKNSLGIGFAIGPVTTIQADSLGKQAGFEVGDLIVSIDGTPVVDALAVPELFASKAGNQVTLTVQRGSAEQAQQLDLTVQAPAKATFDNVSLNGSGELSLGGIGVAFDVKSTVSAVTGGAATDGQVQVGDKLTAFRWQASDEQSVEAKKAFNLDLLVEDREINAYNNVASLMELIQRLPVNSKFVCQFDRSGSTVEATLISHPSTELYRTDERDLMFVALKQVHRTDQISTALSLGLWETKRRLTEVLGFLRLLVTGQIGVGGLAGPVRLVDFAAQEASHGTSRLLIFLTLLSANLAILNFLPIPALDGGHMMFLTCEAIRGKPVNEELQVRLTMAGVLSLLALMAFVILKDIYSYI encoded by the coding sequence GTGGGTAACCTTGAGTTCCTCGATATAGCGCTCAATTCGCACAGCAACTTGATGCTGCTGGCTGATTCGCCAGACTTTGCCTGGCTAGGTAAGTTGAGTCAGTGGGCGAAGGTCGCGCTTGGCTTGGGTTTTGTGATATTCATTCACGAATTGGGGCACTTTTTGGCCGCCAAGACATTCGGCGTGCGTTGCGATAAGTTCTATGTGGGCTTTGACGTTCCCATCAAGATCGGTCCCATTCGCTTGCCCAGGACGCTCGGTAAATTCCAATGGGGCGAGACCGAGTATGGCATCGGCATCATCCCTTTGGGTGGCTACGTCAAAATGCTGGGCCAGGATGACGACCCACGGAACGCGCAGACGGAAGCCGATCGAGCGCGAGCTGGCTCGGGCGAAGACGCCCCCTTGGACCCACGCAGCTACCCCGCCAAGCCAGTCTGGCAACGCATGATCATCATATCGGCTGGAGTTGTCATGAATTTGATTTCTGCAGTCTTCTTGGCTGCTGCCGCTTACTTTTACGGAGTGCCCTATCCGCCATCGATCGTGGGCAGCGTAAATGCCGGAGGACCAGCCTGGCTGGCGGGATTAGAACCTGGCGATCAAGTTCTGCGAGTTGGGGCTGAGGGCGAAGATGATTACAACCTCCGATTTGCCGATTTAACTACGGGCGTTGTGATTCACGGCTTCAGAGCTAAGGGCCAGCCGTTGCCATTGCACGTCGACCGGCAGGGCAAGAGCCTCACGCTGAATCCCATACCCAGCCCGCGCTACGATCCGAAGGGGCGAGCCCATCTTTTGGGTTTTACCAGCGAACAATCCACGGAACTTGCGCCTGGTGCCATCGACCCGCTTTCGCCGCTCAAATCGCAGAATCTGGATCTGCAGGCCAAGGATCGTGTCGTCGCCGTTGACGGACAACCGTTGCCCGTCGATAGTCGCCTAGGAACGATACGCGCCGCTGAATTCCGCCGACATCTGCAAGCTCGTTGGAATCAGCCGGTGAAACTAACGCTCCTGCGCCCAGCCGACGCGACAACGAGTTCCGCCGAGCAGACGATTGAGGTTGAACTGCCCGCGTTGGCCAAAAACTCACTTGGAATAGGATTCGCCATCGGGCCAGTCACCACCATTCAGGCCGACTCCCTAGGCAAGCAAGCCGGCTTTGAAGTAGGCGACTTAATCGTATCCATCGACGGCACGCCAGTAGTCGATGCGCTGGCAGTTCCAGAATTATTCGCGTCCAAGGCCGGGAACCAAGTCACCCTTACTGTTCAACGGGGTTCAGCCGAGCAAGCGCAACAGTTAGATCTCACAGTCCAGGCTCCGGCCAAAGCTACCTTTGACAATGTCAGCTTGAATGGCTCTGGCGAATTGTCGCTGGGTGGGATCGGCGTAGCCTTCGACGTGAAATCAACGGTTTCTGCTGTCACCGGCGGGGCGGCCACCGATGGCCAGGTACAAGTTGGCGACAAACTAACGGCTTTTCGCTGGCAGGCGTCAGACGAGCAGAGCGTGGAGGCCAAGAAGGCATTCAATTTAGATTTGCTCGTCGAAGATCGCGAGATTAACGCGTATAACAATGTGGCCTCGTTGATGGAGCTGATTCAGAGGCTACCAGTAAATAGCAAATTCGTATGCCAATTCGACCGCAGCGGATCGACCGTTGAAGCGACCCTGATCAGTCATCCATCGACGGAACTCTATCGAACGGACGAGCGCGATTTGATGTTCGTAGCGCTCAAGCAGGTTCATCGCACCGATCAGATTTCGACCGCGTTGAGTCTCGGGTTGTGGGAGACCAAACGGCGGCTGACGGAGGTACTTGGGTTCCTGCGGTTATTGGTCACCGGTCAGATCGGAGTCGGAGGACTGGCCGGGCCGGTGCGCTTGGTTGATTTTGCGGCTCAGGAAGCCAGTCACGGCACTTCGCGGTTGTTGATTTTCTTAACGCTACTGAGTGCAAACCTGGCTATTCTCAATTTTCTGCCAATTCCCGCATTGGACGGCGGACACATGATGTTCTTGACCTGCGAAGCCATTCGAGGCAAGCCTGTCAACGAGGAACTGCAAGTCCGCTTGACCATGGCTGGCGTCCTCAGCCTGCTGGCTTTGATGGCCTTCGTTATTTTGAAGGATATCTATTCCTATATCTGA
- a CDS encoding BatA and WFA domain-containing protein, whose protein sequence is MSWMNMLSGWQWLVMAVIPPLVVMLYLLKLRRTPVQVPSTYLWRRTIEDLHVNSIWQRLRQNLLLWLQLLVLGIVALACLRPGIRDEQTIAQRSIFLIDNSASMQATDVAGMTRLEAAKERAMQMVDGMDRSDVAMVIAFSDRADVRQGYSSDKRRLKAAIQSIGPTSRTTDLIEALRTASGLANPGRTSQIQDVNDIQVAEAVPAHVYLLSDGGFATPPIDLGNLTAEYIPIGSVQPQNIAILAFTCQRNEEKPGQVEAYARLQNFGSQPMRADAELLLDGQLIDAEQVQLDGGQAQGLSFEIADLQAGQLELRLQADDHLAVDNVAYAALTPARQLEVVLVSNGNTALRAALATPLAMAAAHVREIRPDELDNEEMQRLSASGNVDLFIYDNCAPTTMPEANTLFLGTCPPGSDWKASEPQGPIFVIDVNRGHPLLQYVDLSALLIAEGISFQLPVGAAELARSDDGVLMAVAPRDAFQDAVVGLKLQQNNTNWVNRRSFPIFVLNCLDYLGGAASSAGAKSFRPGQQAVMHLSSRFDQLTIEDPSGKQTPIGRNSSAQIAYSNTDTLGIYRVQSTAPERTLQMFSVNLFSDTESNIQPAADIRIGLQEVETRTAAATVVRAEYWRWLLAAGLIILLLEWYLYTRRIAV, encoded by the coding sequence ATGAGCTGGATGAACATGTTGAGCGGCTGGCAATGGTTGGTCATGGCCGTCATTCCACCGCTGGTCGTCATGCTGTACTTGCTCAAACTGCGACGAACGCCGGTGCAAGTGCCAAGTACCTATCTCTGGCGACGCACGATTGAGGATCTACACGTCAACAGCATTTGGCAACGATTGCGCCAAAATCTGCTACTATGGCTGCAGCTATTGGTATTGGGGATCGTCGCCTTGGCCTGCCTGCGGCCAGGTATCCGCGACGAGCAGACGATTGCGCAACGGTCAATCTTCTTGATCGACAATTCTGCCAGCATGCAGGCTACCGATGTGGCTGGCATGACCCGGCTGGAAGCTGCCAAAGAGCGCGCTATGCAGATGGTGGATGGTATGGATCGCAGCGATGTGGCCATGGTGATTGCGTTTAGCGATCGGGCTGACGTCCGGCAAGGCTATTCATCGGACAAGCGACGCTTGAAAGCTGCCATCCAGTCGATTGGGCCCACATCGCGGACGACCGATTTGATAGAGGCGCTGCGAACAGCCTCCGGCTTGGCTAATCCGGGTCGCACCAGTCAGATTCAAGACGTCAATGATATTCAGGTCGCCGAGGCGGTACCGGCCCACGTTTATCTGCTGAGCGATGGTGGATTTGCAACACCCCCGATCGACTTGGGGAATCTGACCGCCGAGTACATTCCGATTGGTAGTGTGCAGCCCCAGAACATCGCCATTCTCGCCTTCACCTGCCAGCGCAACGAAGAAAAGCCGGGGCAGGTTGAAGCGTACGCGCGCCTCCAGAATTTTGGAAGCCAGCCCATGCGGGCCGATGCTGAACTTCTACTGGACGGACAACTGATCGACGCAGAACAGGTGCAGCTTGACGGCGGGCAGGCGCAGGGCCTCAGTTTTGAAATAGCCGACTTGCAGGCAGGACAACTTGAATTGCGATTGCAGGCCGACGACCACTTGGCAGTGGACAACGTGGCGTACGCAGCTCTAACACCGGCCCGGCAATTGGAGGTGGTTCTTGTTTCCAACGGCAACACAGCGCTACGGGCTGCCTTGGCTACGCCGTTGGCCATGGCGGCCGCCCATGTTCGCGAGATTCGCCCGGATGAATTGGACAACGAGGAGATGCAGCGTTTATCGGCGTCGGGTAACGTTGACTTGTTTATCTACGACAACTGTGCACCGACGACAATGCCCGAAGCCAATACGTTGTTCCTGGGAACGTGTCCACCGGGCTCTGACTGGAAAGCATCGGAACCCCAAGGTCCGATATTCGTGATCGACGTCAATCGTGGGCATCCATTGTTACAGTACGTAGACTTAAGTGCACTGCTCATTGCCGAGGGCATCAGCTTCCAATTGCCGGTCGGTGCAGCCGAGCTGGCTCGGAGCGATGACGGCGTCTTGATGGCGGTAGCTCCCCGCGACGCATTTCAAGATGCGGTGGTGGGACTGAAGTTGCAACAGAACAATACCAATTGGGTCAATCGCCGTAGTTTTCCAATTTTTGTCTTGAACTGTTTGGATTACTTGGGTGGAGCAGCTTCGTCGGCCGGAGCCAAATCATTTCGTCCTGGACAGCAGGCCGTGATGCATTTGTCCAGTCGCTTTGATCAGTTAACAATCGAAGATCCAAGCGGCAAGCAGACGCCGATCGGCCGCAATAGCTCTGCACAGATTGCGTACTCCAACACCGACACTCTGGGCATCTACCGCGTTCAGTCGACCGCTCCCGAGCGAACTTTGCAGATGTTCAGCGTCAACCTGTTTAGTGATACGGAAAGCAATATTCAGCCGGCGGCCGACATTCGCATCGGCTTGCAAGAAGTAGAAACGCGCACGGCCGCCGCCACCGTCGTCCGCGCCGAATACTGGCGCTGGCTATTGGCCGCTGGGCTGATCATATTGCTGCTGGAGTGGTATCTTTATACTCGACGAATTGCCGTCTAG
- the folK gene encoding 2-amino-4-hydroxy-6-hydroxymethyldihydropteridine diphosphokinase, which translates to MAKCLISLGANIGDARSSVLSAVDLLRQGLAQGDQLTLSPLYHTPPVGGPDGQASFVNAVAAIQTQHDVEKMWQLIRRIELRLGRQRIQRWEARRIDLDILLYDDLRIWTEQLKVPHPRMCMRRFILRPAADVAEQWLDPVSGLTIGTLAANLADGDGALLLVAPADQAHSQAGRDALRQLQDGVSRASGTRWLDREPLLDVDHIRDAFQSATAQHLPASDRGRIACWLPMDQFQLLVEASPLELVLPTKLIVFWQPFLSESSPPQSTAWEQLHRKLAIQLRLCPESEGLGHWRFQGARYLLATSDVHWAQHELCAALEAMDCTIWPLESAD; encoded by the coding sequence ATGGCTAAGTGTTTGATAAGTCTTGGGGCCAACATTGGCGACGCGCGCAGCAGCGTGTTGTCGGCGGTTGACCTGCTACGACAGGGGCTGGCCCAAGGTGATCAACTGACTCTCAGCCCGCTTTATCACACTCCGCCGGTAGGCGGACCAGACGGTCAGGCTTCGTTTGTAAATGCGGTCGCGGCGATACAGACGCAGCATGACGTGGAGAAAATGTGGCAGCTCATTCGCCGGATCGAACTAAGACTCGGGCGACAACGCATCCAGCGGTGGGAGGCTCGGCGCATCGACTTGGATATCCTGCTATACGACGATCTACGCATTTGGACTGAGCAGCTTAAAGTCCCTCACCCGCGCATGTGTATGCGCAGGTTTATACTGCGACCAGCAGCTGATGTCGCCGAGCAATGGCTGGATCCAGTTTCCGGGCTAACTATTGGAACTCTGGCCGCCAACCTGGCGGATGGTGATGGCGCTTTACTGTTGGTCGCGCCTGCAGATCAAGCACACTCGCAGGCCGGTCGCGATGCGCTGCGTCAGTTACAGGACGGTGTGAGCCGAGCAAGTGGTACTCGCTGGCTGGATCGTGAACCGTTACTAGACGTCGACCATATTCGGGATGCCTTTCAGTCAGCTACTGCTCAGCATCTTCCCGCCAGCGATCGAGGGCGAATCGCCTGTTGGCTGCCGATGGATCAATTCCAGTTGCTCGTTGAAGCATCCCCGCTTGAGTTGGTATTGCCCACAAAGCTGATTGTTTTCTGGCAACCTTTCTTGAGCGAATCGTCGCCGCCACAGAGCACCGCTTGGGAACAACTGCACCGCAAGTTGGCAATTCAGTTGCGGTTGTGCCCAGAGTCCGAAGGGTTAGGGCACTGGCGCTTTCAGGGCGCGCGCTATTTGCTAGCGACTTCTGATGTACACTGGGCGCAGCACGAACTGTGCGCTGCATTGGAGGCCATGGATTGTACGATTTGGCCGCTTGAGTCCGCAGATTGA